One stretch of Nicotiana tabacum cultivar K326 chromosome 18, ASM71507v2, whole genome shotgun sequence DNA includes these proteins:
- the LOC107805968 gene encoding equilibrative nucleotide transporter 8-like isoform X1 — protein MLKLLLIFQQEMWPYAHLNPKIYVMKNPSSRSTLTVAEPQSTKGCHVRKLHGNLLPWNAFITAVDYFGYLYPTKHVENVFSVAYMTSSVLILVLMLSWTKWNQTLSLRLRLNLGFSMFVLSLMVTPIIEWTNWHQNGTNVESNAAYFVIVASVVICGLADGLIGGSLVGSAGKLPKQYMQAIFAGTASSGVLISILRIITKVSLPHTPQGLKTSAHLYFITSTTILIGCIICCNLLYKLPVMQQHYALVQDNCLPCSRHKFQDMARTIRWPAFGIFAIYTVTLSIFPGFLAENLESKLFKDWYPILLITVYNVSDFAGKSFTAVYVLKSFGKATWFCIARLIFYPLFTACLHGPKWLKNEVPIIFLTTMLGLTNGYLTSVIMILAPKSVPTSEAEIAAIVMAVSLGMGLVSGSVLGWFWII, from the exons ATGTTAAAATTATTGCTTATTTTTCAACAAGAAATGTGGCCATATGCACATTTGAATCCTAAAATTTATGTGATGAAGAATCCATCCTCTAGATCCACACTCACAGTGGCAGAGCCACAGTCAACTAAGGGGTGTCACGTCAGAAAATTACATG GCAATTTGCTGCCTTGGAATGCCTTTATTACAGCTGTTGATTATTTTGGATATCTTTATCCAACCAAACATGTTGAAAATGTTTTCTCTGTTGCATACATGACTTCCTCTGTCTTGATTCTTGTTTTGATGTTGAGTTGGACCAAATGGAACCAAACATTGAGCCTTAGATTGAGATTGAATCTTGGGTTTTCAATGTTTGTTCTTTCTTTAATGGTAACTCCAATTATAGAGTGGACTAATTGGCACCAAAATGGTACAAATGTGGAATCAAATGCAGCCTATTTTGTAATTGTTGCATCAGTTGTTATATGTGGTTTAGCTGATGGTTTAATTGGAGGAAGCTTGGTTGGCTCTGCTGGTAAATTACCAAAACAATACATGCAAGCAATTTTTGCTggaactgcttcttcag GTGTTTTAATTTCCATATTAAGGATTATAACCAAGGTGTCACTTCCACATACTCCACAAGGTCTCAAGACAAGTGCTCATTTGTATTTCATAACCAGCACAACAATTTTGATAGGTTGCATTATCTGCTGCAACTTGTTATATAAACTGCCAGTAATGCAGCAACATTACGCACTTGTTCAAGATAATTGCTTACCATGCTCAAGACATAAATTCCAGGATATGGCAAGAACTATAAGATGGCCAGCATTTGGTATTTTCGCGATTTATACGGTTACTTTGTCCATTTTTCCAGGGTTCTTGGCAGAAAATCTTGAATCAAAGTTGTTCAAAGATTGGTATCCCATTTTGCTGATTACAGTTTACAACGTGTCGGATTTCGCGGGGAAATCTTTCACTGCAGTATATGTTCTCAAGAGCTTTGGAAAGGCTACTTGGTTTTGTATTGCTAGGCTAATTTTCTATCCTTTGTTTACTGCTTGTCTACATGGTCCTAAATGGCTAAAAAATGAAGTACCAATTATTTTTCTAACGACGATGCTCGGTTTGACCAATGGATACTTGACAAGTGTCATCATGATTCTTGCTCCAAAGTCAGTGCCAACTTCTGAAGCAGAAATAGCTGCAATTGTTATGGCTGTTTCCTTAGGGATGGGATTAGTGTCTGGTTCTGTTCTTGGTTGGTTCTGGATTATCTGA
- the LOC107805968 gene encoding equilibrative nucleotide transporter 8-like isoform X2, which translates to MIIFHKLWNQNMVQNLKGMEKGGSFIRDENEPRDTYKIAYIIHFLLGAGNLLPWNAFITAVDYFGYLYPTKHVENVFSVAYMTSSVLILVLMLSWTKWNQTLSLRLRLNLGFSMFVLSLMVTPIIEWTNWHQNGTNVESNAAYFVIVASVVICGLADGLIGGSLVGSAGKLPKQYMQAIFAGTASSGVLISILRIITKVSLPHTPQGLKTSAHLYFITSTTILIGCIICCNLLYKLPVMQQHYALVQDNCLPCSRHKFQDMARTIRWPAFGIFAIYTVTLSIFPGFLAENLESKLFKDWYPILLITVYNVSDFAGKSFTAVYVLKSFGKATWFCIARLIFYPLFTACLHGPKWLKNEVPIIFLTTMLGLTNGYLTSVIMILAPKSVPTSEAEIAAIVMAVSLGMGLVSGSVLGWFWII; encoded by the exons ATGATCATTTTCCACAAGCTGTGGAATCAAAACATGGTGCAAAATCTCAAGGGAATGGAGAAGGGAGGATCTTTTATAAGGGATGAAAATGAGCCAAGGGACACTTACAAAATTGCATATATAATCCATTTCTTGCTTGGTGCAGGCAATTTGCTGCCTTGGAATGCCTTTATTACAGCTGTTGATTATTTTGGATATCTTTATCCAACCAAACATGTTGAAAATGTTTTCTCTGTTGCATACATGACTTCCTCTGTCTTGATTCTTGTTTTGATGTTGAGTTGGACCAAATGGAACCAAACATTGAGCCTTAGATTGAGATTGAATCTTGGGTTTTCAATGTTTGTTCTTTCTTTAATGGTAACTCCAATTATAGAGTGGACTAATTGGCACCAAAATGGTACAAATGTGGAATCAAATGCAGCCTATTTTGTAATTGTTGCATCAGTTGTTATATGTGGTTTAGCTGATGGTTTAATTGGAGGAAGCTTGGTTGGCTCTGCTGGTAAATTACCAAAACAATACATGCAAGCAATTTTTGCTggaactgcttcttcag GTGTTTTAATTTCCATATTAAGGATTATAACCAAGGTGTCACTTCCACATACTCCACAAGGTCTCAAGACAAGTGCTCATTTGTATTTCATAACCAGCACAACAATTTTGATAGGTTGCATTATCTGCTGCAACTTGTTATATAAACTGCCAGTAATGCAGCAACATTACGCACTTGTTCAAGATAATTGCTTACCATGCTCAAGACATAAATTCCAGGATATGGCAAGAACTATAAGATGGCCAGCATTTGGTATTTTCGCGATTTATACGGTTACTTTGTCCATTTTTCCAGGGTTCTTGGCAGAAAATCTTGAATCAAAGTTGTTCAAAGATTGGTATCCCATTTTGCTGATTACAGTTTACAACGTGTCGGATTTCGCGGGGAAATCTTTCACTGCAGTATATGTTCTCAAGAGCTTTGGAAAGGCTACTTGGTTTTGTATTGCTAGGCTAATTTTCTATCCTTTGTTTACTGCTTGTCTACATGGTCCTAAATGGCTAAAAAATGAAGTACCAATTATTTTTCTAACGACGATGCTCGGTTTGACCAATGGATACTTGACAAGTGTCATCATGATTCTTGCTCCAAAGTCAGTGCCAACTTCTGAAGCAGAAATAGCTGCAATTGTTATGGCTGTTTCCTTAGGGATGGGATTAGTGTCTGGTTCTGTTCTTGGTTGGTTCTGGATTATCTGA